The Jaculus jaculus isolate mJacJac1 chromosome 1, mJacJac1.mat.Y.cur, whole genome shotgun sequence nucleotide sequence tttgattacctaccagaggttGTGAATGGTGTGGGAAATACTTTTGAGGAAAGGATGTTTGATAGACACAAATGTGGAGTTAAATCAGAGAAATAGCTTTAATGATTCCTTGCAGAGGAAGTCAACTGTTTTATAAAAGTTAGTAACTGGTTTATAATAGCTAGTGGGTTGGTTTTTAATGTTCTTAACTTTAAGGAAGAATAAATATGCGTTGATAGATTTCCTTGCCCTCATTACTACGCAGTGTATGCATACATGGAAAGTAAACAGATTATCTCATAAATGTATAATTTTGAAGTCTCACTATATCAAGATCCACAGTATTATATCAGATGTAAGTGATTAATTTTAATTCCAAATACATGACTTCAAGAGATTGTAACCGTCTCTTGGGTTTTTGTCCCCAAGGCTATCTGTATAAATACTGGAACATGTGTAGCACACCCAACACAGGTAGATTCAACCTCTCCCATCAGCAGGTTTGTTTCAAGATTCCATAAAATGCATTGATTTCCTTCAGAAAAATGGCTTGGGAAGAAGATAATTTCATCTTTCAGATATATATTGTTATTGTGCAAAattgaatatttatatatatttgctcATACTTCATGTGAAAAAATACTACATGCCTTTGCACGTGTTTTATCTTTATGCTGCATTCTGTTATATTTCCATGGTTCTCACGCTGTAATTGCAATGTCTCATAATTTTAAAACCCTCGTTTCCTTCCTAAAGTAAGATATTGAAAAATGAGATATGCTAGTATCTGTACAGAGGAAAATTTATAACATGATGTGTGAGAAATAAAATCATCACTTGAAATATGAGTATGTGGACACTACAAAATTGTGTGAATTTCTCTGTATCTATATGTCATTTGACATCAAGATAGCTGTGGCTTAAAGCTTGCCACATgtacaattaagaaaataaactatAATGTCCTTTAGGGTTTTTGAGagattgtgagagagagagagaacatattttggtgcatatacacatgcgTGCATATGCGTATGGAGGCTAGTGGACAACCTTAGTTATTGTTTCTTAGGATCATCcactctggtttttttttaatattttatttattatttatttgagagcgacagacacagagagaaagacagatagagtgagagagagagaatgggcacgccagggcttccagcctctccaaacgaactccagacgcgtgcgccccgttgtgcatctggctaacgtgggacctggggaaccgagccttgaaccggggtccttaggcttcacaggcaagcgcttaactgctaagccatctctccagctccatccacTCTGTTTTGAGATACCAAGCAGGTTTTGCTTTCTGGACAGTGAGCTCTGAGGGTCTGACTATGTCCATTATCCCAGAAAAGGGATTAAAACCTTAGACCACCACTCCcaccttgtttttctgtttttacacATTGGTACTGGGATTGAACtaagatcctcctacttttaaGGCAAGAAATTTACTGAATAAACTCGATGTTCAAACCCATAAGCTATAAGATCAttacaatgcatttttttttattccttggaCAAAATTATGAAAACTAAATACCATATTAtctgaaaaaaatctttttgaaatAACATATAGAGAGCCAGGTACAAAAAAATTGGAAAGTCAAATATGAAATAGAATGCAATTAATTATTGTGCTCAATGAATCAATGAGTGAATGCATACTATACAAAATTTGCATGTTATCAGCAATTACAGAGGTATGAAAATAAGTCATTATATTGGGTTAATATTTTAAGAATGTATATTGAAAATGAGAACAACTGTATTGTTTTTAgaattaatttaagaaaacagAGAACAATCTCTCCCTATAATTGCAAGcaacaaaataaagtaacttATGTAAATTTTGAGTCAATAATAGTATTGTTGTTGTGACAGTTTAAAAGTGgttgtgttatttttaaatttatatcctGGAACTTATCTGTCATATACAGATGGCAGATCTTGAAGGGCATAATTGTTTTACCCTCCACCAAATATTTCTTAACAGTGGAATATAAAGGCAGTGAAGCAAGTTTCTAAGAACCTCACTCTCATCATTTTATTTCAGGACAAACTTTCTCACTGTGAGAGGAAATCATGCTCCTATCAAATAGCAATCACAGCATGGCCACATTCATTCTCTTGGGCTTCTCAGATTACCCAGCCCTGCAAGTTCCTCTCTTCGTGATTTTTCTAACCATCTATGCTGTCACTGTGGTAGGGAATATTGGCATGATCCTCATAATTAAAATTAACCCCAAATTGCACACCCCCATGTACTTTTTCCTCAGCCACCTCTCCCTTGTGGATTTCTGCTACTCCTCTATCTTTGTTCCCAGAGTACTTGTGAACTTAGTTGCAAAAGACAGAGCCATTTCATTTTTGGGATGTATATTACAATATTGTTTCTTTGCTGTCTTTGTGGTAACAGAATCTATGCTACTAGTGGTGATGGCCTATGACCGCTTTGTGGCCATCTGCAGCCCCCTGCTCTACACAGTCGCCATGTCCCAGAAGCTCTGTATTACACTGGTGGTGGGATCCTATGCTTGGGGGCTAACATGTTCCTTGACCATGACATGTTCTGTTGTGCAATTATCTTTTCATGGGTTCAACACAATCGATCACTTCTTCTGTGAGTTCGCCTCCctgctttccctctcttgctctgatACTCACATCCAAAAAATACTTCTGTTCACTCTTTCTACCATTAATGCTGTCAGCACACTCCTCATCATTCTTTTGTCTTATGTGTTCATCCTTATTACCATCTTGAAGATGCATTCAGCAAGTGGGCGTCACAAGGCCTTCTCCACCTGTGCTTCCCACCTGACCACCATCACCGTCTTCTATGGTACCATCATGTTCCTGTACTGTGTGCCCAACTCCAAAAACTCTAGGCACACAGTCAAAGTGGCCTCCGTGTTCTACACAATGGTGATCCCCATGCTCAATCCCCTGATCTACCAGTCTAAGAAATAATGaagtgaagaacacagtcagaAAGATAATGAGtatcaaattatattttttctctttatcttcttAAGGATTCTGACCCAGTCAGGTAACTAGAGGTTATCTAGAGATTTGGATTGTAAAAAATACCATTACaactaagattttcttttttattttaaggaaatagCCTTGACTCAGCATTTTACCTTTTGTAAACAAATCAGCAATCTTCTGATCTATTGTATTCCATCCCCCAAACTGATATAGCATAGTATGTTGTATAATATAATTGTGaatattaaaagataaatataATTTGGAATGCTTTCTATTAGCCAGTAACATTCTAACCAGCCATCTTTGTTACATTAGACCTGATATAGATGAGAATTATAAAGAATATATCTGTGTCTTTAAatagaattattctttttttgcttaatcaaattagccaggggtttgtcaatcttgtttattttttcaaaaaaaacagctctttgttttgtcagttgttttaattgtttccttggtttccaattcattaatttctgctctgattttaattatttccttccttctggagctctttgggttggatttttcttgtttttccagtgcctttaggtggatggtttggTTATTGATTTggcatctttctgtcttttttatgaaggcattgattgctatgaattttcccctgaggactgccttcattgtgtcccatacggtttggtatgatgtattctcattgtcattcaattccaggaattttgcaatttccttttttatttcatccactatccatttattgtttaagagtgctgttcagtttccaggtgtcattgggatttttggtggatcttttgttgttgatttctagcaatatagcattgtgatctgatatcatgcagggaattatgtcaattttcctaaatatagtctttgtgacccagtatatggtctatttttgcagaatagaaagctaataaaaaaaaatagatctgtccaagccaggcgtggtggcgcacacctttaatcccagcagaggtaggagggtcgccaagagttcgaggccaccctgagattacatagtgaattccaggtcaccctgggccagagtgagatcctacctcgagaaaacaaaaaacaacagcaacaaaaagaatttttgcCTTTGAGAATTCAAAATTTTGCATGGAGAGTATGTGAAGTAGGTAGCTGACTACTGTATAAAACTGAGAGTAGAAAGTACTATTATAAACTTGAGagaaatcaaattttaaattaatgtttggaactttgattttttatttaaaaattacttgaatttgacaatcaaaaagaaaaaggatcaaCCTTTGGATACAGATTATATTACAGAAACATTTCTCCAACAGAAAAAAGGATAATAAATTGAAGAGGCAAAAATACATTTCTGTACCAGTGTCACAACAAATGTGTGGTTGTGCTGGAGTGGAATTTCTTTTGGTATATGCCTGTGTGTACATATTTTGCAATACTTGCAGATTAGTCTGACTGactaaaaattctaaataaattgTTCACATTCTAAATGTGTTTTTAAGCAAACTAACATGTAAAAGGGAGTAGATCCATGATAGACTCTATTagtagttaaaaaaaatgttacattaATCTCAGAAGTCATGTAAAATCTATGTGCCATGTATTGGCCTCCCTAAATCTCACCTCATCTGACAAATATCAATGTTTTGTGTGGGAGGGAGTTATTTGGTTAGgtgttgtttttatgtttcttaTTGAAATTGGACATAAAGGCAGACAATTACTTACAATAACTTTCTTTCATGTTAAAAAAGTGGCATTGTCTTAAATGTTGAAAATTGATTTCTCACATAAACTTCAATCACACATAAACTTCTAAGCTACATAATAATTCTGTAGATGACAAGAAAATAGCAGTTCAGTTTCTATACTCCTGATCAAACCTAAACAGCAAACGTCAATAATTTGAGTGTCTGGGAAGATATTTCATTTGCTGAAGTGCTTATCTCAAAAGAATGAGTACAGGAATTCAGTACCCAGAATGGGCACAAATACAAAGCATAGTGGTAATCCTAGCTCTAGGGGAGGAAAGGATAGGTGAACATCTGCAGTTGTTGGCCAAacaatctagcctaattagtgagctacAGGCCAATAAGAAACACTGTCTCCAAAAGAGGTGGATGAGGGACTTGAGGATGGTACCTgaggatgtcctctggcctccacatatgcatacaaagatgcacatgtgcatccttgcacacatacacactaacacacatacagatatgtacatatgtacattacacatgtatacacacaaaattaaacaaaatacgTTTAATTAACTAATAATACAGATTTGGCTGAACGGGCTGACTGGCAAGCCTTGGAAGCTCCTCCTttcttcagctccccagtactaggattacagttTAAAACCTTTGTCCTAGCATTGGGCAGGAGTGCACcttaccaactgagttatcttACCAGCCCcaatttgaactttttttttctttcagtaatcATAATGTTCTTCTAATGTTAAGATCTTGTGTTAGTTTTGCCTGTAAgccaattttaaaatgtcataatcTTTACATCACTAATAGTAGAAGATCACTGTAAATATTGACACAATGATTCACCAATTTAACTTTTCCCGTGTATTTTTAGATGGGATACATTTGTTGGATTGTTCCATTACAAATAAGTCATTTGTAGGGAAGAAGATTCCTGAATGCTGGAAGGATATAGCTTATATcattatttctaataaataattttttcaatttaattttattaattgtattaaggttaatttcagtttttaaatatattactgTGTAAATTCTATGTAAATACACTATAAAGGAAAGACTGACAAGAATATGTCTGTACATGCTCAGTTCAGATGCCatcctcccaccctctcccttcTCAGGACTCTCTCACCACAGCAATCACACCTTTCCCTTTCATACCTCAGGTCTTTTAttacctgtccacctcctccagcaaagtttcttttttcccattttcatgTAATATCTTCATTCTCTTGTAATATCTCTATTCTTACCTCTCATGTTAATTGAATATTTAGTCTATCTAAGAGGTTTTCCCCCATTCAGTTTATTTGACTTTTTGCAGAACAAGCTGTATATCTTTAACTATTCCATGGAGATATCGCTagtaattatttctttatatcttctatGATCCTTGCAATTTCTGTCATGCTACCTATTATagattcttcttctttcttctggttCTTTCCAATACGGCCACTGCTGTGGGTTTGAGAactctctgcttcccatgtgggAATACATGCTGTTAACTTCCATTTCTGCATCCACAAAGTTAGCACTTGCTGTTTCCAACTGTCGTGCAGGTCAAGCAAGGACTTCGTCTCCCTGATTTGTTATTTGATCTCTTTATTATTTAACAGAAAGCTGTTCAAGAACCTTGCTTGATATTCTCATTACTTTTcattactgatttgtagttttctGACTTATTGTGCAAAAATGTACTCTATATCTTTTGGCTTTATATAATCAAAGAAAAGCCATAAagtacatatatttgtgtgtgtgtgtgtgtgtgtgtgtgtgtgtgtgtaacttctTTCATTATTCagccaaagaaaacataaaatcgtCTCAACTACAACAACATAGATAAATCAAGAGTATATTATACTATGTGTAGTAACCTagcaaagtaaaacaaataaCACAATCCCCCTTACATGTGGACTCTGAAACACTGACCTCAAAGAAGTTGGGAGTTGGAAAGTACATGTCACAAGCGCAGAAGTAGTGGGAGGGAGGATGGGTTCTGCATCGCGAGAAGCACTAAGTTGTGCCACATGATTACACATCTCCAGATAACGAAGTGCAAGTCATGTTCCAAGCAGCCagaagaaatgatttttaaagacttttattaAGAATAAAAGTTTTAGGAGACAGACTATCAGGCTTTATGTTACAAGGCCTACtaggataggaaaaaaaaaaaatctcatgataCATGTTTACTATAtgtattttctctgttttctaaGGTTCAATTAATATAAGCTTACTTGAAAACTAAACAAATATATGGCATTtaatgagaaaaatcaagttgaTTTCTTTTCTGGGATACCGCCATAAGCTTTGACATATGACAGAGCAGGAAGAAACCTTCCATTTATCCTGTATTCATGGATCTTGATAGGAATATCTGTAGCTACAGGTAACTGGCATGTATCCTTGAGAAAGGTCATGAGCTCACCAACAGACACCTTCTCAAATTGTCTAATGATTTCAGTAGTATGCAGCATATGTACATTAACAAATTATTATCTGAGCACAATTCTTTATACTTATTATGCATGATTTCCAGTTTTTAAGTAAGTGacccattttcttcttcctgagTTCAAAGGATATTCCTTTGAAAGGTATTTCCTGATCTCAAgtctaaaaatgaacaaaaaatgctGTTCATTAACCATAAAGCAATGTTTCCTTGCCAGGAATAAATTCATCACATTGGATTATTTGTCACCATCTGCGGTTATTTGTGTTTGTATAACATGAAGGAAACTAACCCTACAACACAGCTGAGAATTTATACCCCACACAAAACATTCCCCAAATTCTCACCAAATATCACTAATTACATAGTTAAGAACAGCATTTAACTGACATTTCTTAGTGCTTTGTACAAAGCTGACATAATCCCTCCTCTTTCTGATTCGGCATCATCTCACATGTCTGTGTCACTCCAGAAAGAGTCATGAAAGCCTTTTATCTCCTCTGGCAGAATGAGTTGATAGTGGGAGAATCTCCATGTATACTTCACGTGGTGGCATGGATGTGGTTAGTTCTGGGTGGACAAAGAAAAAATGGGTATTCATCCTTAATTGCTCACACTTTTCCTTCTTCCATAGCAGTTTGGCAAACTATACAGTCCTGTAGATGAAATTGGTTCTATTTCTCAGCAATGGGATTCTGCTGCATTTGCAGTCCTAAAAACAATATCTATACATATGGATATTATTATTCCAAGACAAGCATATGCTGCATAAAAACCCCAATTtccaaaataagtgaataaataagtaaagaaatatgtATACTAGGAAAAGAACAAGTATGTAAAAATTAATTCTACTATGGGTGTAATTATAAACCTAGTTGAATAAGAGCTGTCTGTTATacatgaaggaagaaggaaaatgtgATGTTACAATTGAGCCATAACAAAGAAAGGAATTTTGAAATTCTGCAACTGGCAGGAAATTATATTACGTGTAATAAGTCATGCATAAAAGcaatgcatcagggcctcaacaTATTTGAAGTCCAGAAATCTATCAGCTAAGAAACTAACTAGTAGTTTCAGAATGGGATGAGGAATCAATGTGGTAGAAAGAAGAACTTCTAATGTTCTCTAGAAGAGCAGGATATTTGTGGCTGATGAAAATCAGCAAATATTCCATACTCACCAGTGGAAAAGATTTTGAATGTTCCATAAATAGTTAATAAATACCTGTGGTAAAATTTATCCACATCAGATCATTAAATATTGTCCCCATTTGTTGAAATGTCACAATGTTGCCTAAAAGTATACCATAGCTTACTTTAAAATGACATTGCATCAGGAAACATGATTAATTTTAATTGCTTCTTTTGGCACCTCAAGAGAACAGAACACTAGAAAGTCTCTGGTGTTCTTGTCTCCATGGTAGTAACTATAGCTGTAAGTTGCATATGTAAGATCATAATTCTGTCCATGGGTTTGTTTTAAAGATCAAGAGAAAGGTTTATCTCAATTTCAATAATGGAGGAAGGTAGTCTGTTTTATGAGTAAATTGTGCATATTTTCATGTTGGTCTGTGctaaagttataaaaatatgtaAGCAGGTCATGGTGTCACATGGCTATATTTCTAGCATTTGGTAGATTGAGACAACAATATTGTCACAAGTTTGAGTTCAGCTTGGTTACACACAGAGAGTAGCTTGGTTATAGATAAAGAGTATCAGACCAAACATGATTGCATAGCAAGATCCACTCTTAAAAACTGATAAATAATATGTTATTATGTCCACCTACTATCTATAGGTTCAGAGTCTTGTGTTTAAGAGATAAATATGTGACTATGAatctgaggaactgagccttaGGATAGATGAATACTTTTGTCTAAATCTGTATGCCATTGGAAAACTCAAGATTTCTCTGGTTTATATACTTAACCTCTATAATAGAGAATTAAACTATAATAGATGTATaattgtttctaattttattattcttGTGTAAATGTAGGAAAGTAAGCAATTAGAAATACCTCTATTGAAGAGTATTtgctcttaaaaaataattaagtttaaGTTTGAGAATAGGTTTACTGGGAAAGGCAAAGGAAAGTCTAAAACATAGTGAACAGTATCAGCAAAGAATTTtgactttataatttttaaataatgagtgAGCATATGATATACACATGGATTATTACTCATATGTCTGTTATAAAAattacattagggctggagagatggcttagcagttaagctcttgcctgtgaagtctaaggaccccagtttgaggctcagtttcccaggacccacgttagccaggtgcacaagaaggagcatgcatctggagtttgtttgcagtggctggaagccctagctcacccattctctctctctctatcttcctctttctctccctcttggtcattctcaaataaataaataaataaaaatgaacaaaagaattttaaattacATTAGATAAATTATATTTAGTTTTATGTTAAAATTAGACCAAAGGgaatgtttgaatacttaatttaaGGTACAAAAAAGTGTGGAAATTTCAATTTCTTAATTTGTAACTACTAGAATTATACTAGAGAATTTGAAATTTAAATCAATagtagtagctgggcatggtggtgcatgtctttaaatcccagctctcgcactctgaaagcagaggtaggaagatcactatgaatttgatgcggccctgagactacatagtgaattccaggtcagcctaagcaagagtgagaccctactctgtaaaaaaaattaattaattaatagttGTATTAATCTAATGGGGATAGGATATTAAAAAGGAtacacatggctcagggaaattttgcagaagaggggcggaaagaatgc carries:
- the LOC101599313 gene encoding olfactory receptor 5D18-like, producing MLLSNSNHSMATFILLGFSDYPALQVPLFVIFLTIYAVTVVGNIGMILIIKINPKLHTPMYFFLSHLSLVDFCYSSIFVPRVLVNLVAKDRAISFLGCILQYCFFAVFVVTESMLLVVMAYDRFVAICSPLLYTVAMSQKLCITLVVGSYAWGLTCSLTMTCSVVQLSFHGFNTIDHFFCEFASLLSLSCSDTHIQKILLFTLSTINAVSTLLIILLSYVFILITILKMHSASGRHKAFSTCASHLTTITVFYGTIMFLYCVPNSKNSRHTVKVASVFYTMVIPMLNPLIYQSKK